Proteins from a genomic interval of Streptomyces sp. SID8374:
- the mycP gene encoding type VII secretion-associated serine protease mycosin: protein MTRPTAAPARRLLTAVAATGVLLVALPVPPAAADDATQCTFGGKKYPGRPWSLQRVLMDELWKQSTGKGVRVAVIDTGVDVKNPQLTPAVDVKAGKNFLPEKLKTEDGREIERGKENGTTDTVGHGTKVAGIIAAREAKGTGFTGLAPDATIIPIQQNDAHGNGTADTLIQAILYATDTAKADIINISQDTADAVEPTPRLKQAIDHALAENIVVVASAGNDGVGGNVKRTYPASYEGVLAVASSDRNNERAYFSQAGPFVGIAAPGVDMISTVPGGGHCADNGTSFSAPYVAGVAALVKAKHPDWTQRQIVAQLQQTAERSVAGHDRHVGWGVVDPVRALTEDDKPIERPVASEGMSKGEAPATAQLQLGETADERNARLATYVVVGGGVLVAAIAGAAVAVRDMRRRTRRLAGDS, encoded by the coding sequence ATGACGCGCCCCACTGCTGCCCCTGCCAGGCGCCTCCTGACGGCTGTGGCGGCGACCGGAGTCCTCCTGGTCGCCCTGCCGGTCCCTCCGGCCGCCGCCGACGACGCGACCCAGTGCACGTTCGGCGGGAAGAAGTACCCGGGCCGCCCCTGGTCGTTGCAGCGCGTCCTCATGGACGAGCTGTGGAAGCAGTCCACCGGAAAGGGGGTACGGGTGGCCGTCATCGACACCGGCGTCGACGTGAAGAACCCCCAGCTGACCCCCGCCGTGGACGTCAAGGCGGGCAAGAACTTCCTGCCGGAGAAGCTCAAGACCGAGGACGGCCGGGAGATCGAACGCGGCAAGGAGAACGGCACCACGGACACCGTGGGCCACGGCACCAAGGTGGCCGGCATCATCGCCGCGCGCGAGGCGAAGGGCACGGGCTTCACCGGCCTCGCCCCCGACGCCACGATCATCCCGATCCAGCAGAACGACGCCCACGGCAACGGCACCGCGGACACGCTGATCCAGGCCATCCTCTACGCCACCGACACGGCGAAGGCCGACATCATCAACATCTCCCAGGACACCGCCGACGCCGTCGAGCCGACACCGCGCCTGAAGCAGGCCATCGACCACGCCCTGGCCGAGAACATCGTGGTCGTGGCCTCGGCGGGCAACGACGGTGTGGGCGGCAACGTGAAGCGGACCTACCCCGCCTCGTACGAGGGCGTCCTCGCCGTCGCCTCCTCGGACCGCAACAACGAACGCGCCTACTTCTCCCAGGCCGGCCCGTTCGTCGGCATCGCCGCCCCCGGCGTGGACATGATCTCCACCGTCCCCGGCGGCGGCCACTGCGCCGACAACGGCACCAGCTTCTCCGCCCCGTACGTCGCCGGGGTCGCCGCACTGGTCAAGGCCAAGCACCCCGACTGGACGCAGCGGCAGATCGTGGCCCAGCTCCAGCAGACGGCGGAACGCTCGGTGGCCGGCCACGACCGCCACGTGGGCTGGGGAGTCGTCGACCCGGTACGCGCCCTCACCGAGGACGACAAGCCCATCGAACGCCCGGTCGCGAGCGAGGGCATGAGCAAAGGCGAAGCCCCCGCCACGGCCCAACTCCAGCTCGGCGAAACGGCCGACGAACGCAACGCCCGCCTCGCGACGTACGTCGTCGTGGGCGGCGGCGTCCTGGTGGCCGCGATCGCCGGTGCGGCAGTGGCGGTACGGGACATGAGGCGCCGTACGAGGCGGCTGGCGGGCGACAGCTGA
- a CDS encoding S8 family serine peptidase: protein MTAGMGRPQRRVLSALAVAASWSVVFAGTAQPAVAADMQSKQWYLSALQAEEMWKVTTGEGIKVAVIDTGVNPSTPSLKGQVLKGLDATDAAGDEHDDYRGHGTNMAELIAGTGKGGGLRGLAPGVKIIPMRISDTEFQNENSVNARDYEVAIRAAADSDAQIISMSFSSDYSSSAEREAVKYAQQKGKLFFAGVGNNAEEGNKEQYPASYPQVVGVAAADRKGKVSEFSTNGNSVDIAAPGSDIPRWCNNSFKSYCDGAGGTSPATAIASASAALVWSAHPDWTANQVLNVLFDTASRSWKKGDRSAYLGHGLIRPAMNILKGKGDPGDPDISPLTEERTGGSPASPTPSASASGQPAQNEKAGQVDETVAAGDSEKAAGGGAPLGLILGGIAGVAVLGGVVFAVVRRRGAA, encoded by the coding sequence ATGACAGCAGGAATGGGCCGACCCCAGAGGCGTGTACTGAGCGCACTGGCCGTGGCAGCTTCGTGGAGCGTTGTCTTTGCCGGTACGGCACAGCCTGCCGTTGCTGCGGACATGCAGTCCAAACAGTGGTACCTCAGTGCTTTGCAGGCTGAGGAAATGTGGAAGGTCACGACAGGCGAAGGCATCAAAGTCGCTGTCATCGACACGGGCGTCAACCCGTCTACGCCTTCCCTGAAAGGGCAAGTCCTTAAGGGGCTCGACGCTACTGATGCTGCCGGTGACGAGCATGATGACTACCGTGGGCATGGCACCAACATGGCCGAGCTGATCGCGGGGACGGGCAAGGGGGGCGGTCTGCGGGGGCTTGCCCCTGGGGTGAAGATCATCCCTATGCGGATCAGCGACACGGAATTTCAAAATGAGAATTCCGTCAATGCGCGTGACTACGAAGTTGCCATCCGGGCGGCAGCTGACAGTGATGCTCAGATCATCAGCATGTCGTTTTCCAGTGACTACTCCTCAAGCGCGGAGCGTGAAGCCGTAAAGTACGCGCAGCAAAAGGGGAAGCTCTTCTTTGCTGGAGTAGGGAATAATGCGGAGGAAGGCAACAAGGAGCAGTACCCGGCTTCGTATCCGCAAGTAGTGGGTGTCGCCGCTGCGGACCGCAAGGGGAAAGTCTCTGAGTTCTCCACAAATGGAAACAGTGTGGACATCGCTGCTCCGGGCAGTGACATCCCGCGCTGGTGCAACAACTCCTTCAAGAGTTACTGCGACGGAGCTGGCGGAACCAGTCCCGCCACCGCCATCGCCTCCGCCTCCGCCGCCCTAGTCTGGTCCGCCCACCCCGACTGGACTGCCAACCAGGTCCTCAACGTCCTCTTCGACACGGCTAGCCGTAGTTGGAAGAAGGGCGACCGCAGCGCCTACCTCGGCCACGGCCTCATCCGCCCCGCGATGAACATCCTCAAGGGCAAGGGCGACCCCGGCGACCCGGACATCAGCCCCCTCACCGAGGAGCGGACCGGCGGCTCCCCGGCGTCGCCCACCCCCTCCGCCTCAGCCTCCGGGCAGCCCGCCCAGAACGAGAAGGCCGGCCAGGTCGACGAGACCGTGGCCGCGGGCGACAGCGAGAAGGCGGCGGGCGGTGGCGCCCCCCTTGGCCTGATCCTCGGCGGCATCGCGGGCGTCGCCGTCCTCGGGGGCGTGGTCTTCGCCGTCGTCCGCAGACGTGGCGCGGCCTGA
- a CDS encoding WXG100 family type VII secretion target has translation MSADQKVSAEALIRLEGQLTERFDSVKGQLKQLHATIDSLEGAWKGIGAGHFNQKQNEINRSMVGIGKELLRFQEAIKAARTISDNTEDQIKAALMGVDVVDGYSGDAAATARTSNLNNF, from the coding sequence ATGTCGGCAGACCAGAAAGTCTCAGCTGAAGCCCTGATCAGGCTGGAGGGCCAGCTCACCGAGAGGTTCGACTCGGTGAAGGGGCAGCTCAAGCAGCTGCACGCGACGATCGACAGCCTGGAAGGTGCCTGGAAGGGCATCGGGGCCGGTCACTTCAACCAGAAGCAGAACGAGATCAACAGGAGCATGGTCGGCATCGGCAAGGAGCTGCTCCGCTTCCAGGAGGCCATCAAGGCCGCCCGCACCATTTCGGACAACACCGAGGACCAGATCAAGGCCGCCCTCATGGGGGTGGACGTCGTCGACGGCTACTCGGGCGACGCCGCGGCCACGGCCCGGACCTCGAACCTGAACAACTTCTGA
- a CDS encoding WXG100 family type VII secretion target, whose product MANNDGTTVVTYASLDLAAASIDRQAKQLDQDLRAIKSMIASVSELWEGEAKSAYRSAQDRWDTQATGIKENLAQISRAVRDAETAYRSGDKRAAANFH is encoded by the coding sequence ATGGCCAACAACGACGGTACGACGGTCGTCACTTATGCCAGCCTCGACCTCGCGGCCGCCTCGATCGATCGTCAGGCCAAGCAGCTCGACCAGGACCTCCGGGCGATCAAGAGCATGATCGCCTCGGTCTCGGAGCTGTGGGAGGGCGAAGCCAAGTCCGCCTACCGCAGCGCGCAGGACCGCTGGGACACGCAGGCGACGGGCATCAAGGAGAACCTCGCCCAGATCTCCCGCGCCGTGCGCGACGCGGAGACGGCCTACCGCAGCGGTGACAAGCGGGCGGCGGCCAACTTCCACTAG